The following proteins come from a genomic window of Ailuropoda melanoleuca isolate Jingjing chromosome 2, ASM200744v2, whole genome shotgun sequence:
- the NHLH2 gene encoding helix-loop-helix protein 2: MMLSPDQAADSDHPSSAHSDPESLGGADAKVLGSVSDLEPVEEAEGDGKGGSRAALYPHPQQLSREEKRRRRRATAKYRSAHATRERIRVEAFNLAFAELRKLLPTLPPDKKLSKIEILRLAICYISYLNHVLDV, from the coding sequence ATGATGCTGAGTCCGGACCAAGCCGCCGACTCGGACCACCCCAGCTCGGCGCACTCGGACCCGGAGTCGTTGGGCGGCGCGGACGCCAAGGTGCTGGGCAGCGTGTCCGACCTGGAGCCCGTGGAGGAGGCCGAGGGCGACGGCAAGGGCGGCAGCCGGGCCGCGCTCTACCCGCACCCGCAGCAGCTCAGCCGCGAGGAGAAGCGCCGCCGCCGGCGCGCCACCGCCAAGTACCGCTCGGCTCACGCCACCCGCGAGCGCATCCGCGTGGAGGCCTTCAACCTGGCCTTCGCCGAGCTCCGCAAACTGCTGCCCACGCTGCCCCCGGACAAGAAGCTCTCCAAGATCGAGATCCTGCGCCTGGCCATCTGCTACATCTCCTATCTCAACCACGTCCTGGACGTGTAG